A region from the Clavibacter sp. A6099 genome encodes:
- a CDS encoding arsenate-mycothiol transferase ArsC: MAERIPHVVFVCARNGGKSQLAAALMRHAAGDAVAVTSAGTDPGSSLNALAVESLAELGIDVEGERPKPLTEDMVRAADLVVVLGAEAHVDGDQDVAVETWITDEPSERGIDGMERMRLVRDDIRARVEELRGRLGGVAGDTAAR; the protein is encoded by the coding sequence ATGGCCGAGCGCATCCCGCACGTCGTCTTCGTCTGCGCCCGCAACGGCGGCAAGTCCCAGCTCGCGGCCGCGCTCATGCGGCATGCGGCGGGCGACGCAGTGGCCGTCACGTCGGCGGGCACGGATCCGGGGTCCTCGCTCAACGCCCTGGCCGTGGAGTCACTCGCCGAGCTGGGCATCGACGTCGAGGGCGAACGGCCGAAGCCGCTCACCGAAGACATGGTCCGCGCCGCCGACCTCGTGGTGGTGCTCGGGGCGGAGGCGCACGTGGACGGCGACCAGGACGTCGCGGTCGAGACGTGGATCACGGACGAGCCGTCTGAGCGCGGCATCGACGGCATGGAGCGGATGCGGCTCGTGCGCGACGACATCCGCGCGCGCGTCGAGGAGCTGCGCGGCCGGCTCGGCGGCGTCGCGGGCGACACGGCGGCGCGCTAG
- the cmtR gene encoding Cd(II)/Pb(II)-sensing metalloregulatory transcriptional regulator CmtR codes for MPALAPRLDVMTRLGRALADPTRARILMELLDGPAYPALLAETLGLTRQNVSNHLACLRGCGIVRTVPEGRSTRYEIQDARIARGLGALVEVVLAVDDDRACADPALCAPGCCGADA; via the coding sequence ATGCCCGCACTCGCTCCGCGCCTCGACGTCATGACCCGGCTCGGCCGGGCGCTCGCGGATCCGACCCGGGCGCGGATCCTCATGGAGCTGCTCGACGGCCCCGCCTACCCCGCGCTCCTCGCCGAGACCCTCGGCCTCACGCGGCAGAACGTCTCCAACCACCTCGCCTGCCTGCGCGGCTGCGGCATCGTCCGCACGGTGCCCGAGGGGCGGAGCACGCGCTACGAGATCCAGGACGCGCGCATCGCCCGCGGCCTCGGCGCGCTCGTGGAGGTCGTGCTCGCGGTGGACGACGATCGGGCCTGTGCGGATCCGGCGCTCTGCGCCCCCGGCTGCTGTGGGGCGGACGCGTGA